One region of Oxobacter pfennigii genomic DNA includes:
- a CDS encoding DUF3006 domain-containing protein has product MKAIIDRFEGNYAIVEMPGRKMVDIKISKIPAGAKEGDVLNIVDGEISIDSTGTAKKKERIEELTKDLWK; this is encoded by the coding sequence ATGAAAGCAATCATAGACAGATTTGAAGGGAATTATGCCATAGTTGAAATGCCAGGCAGAAAGATGGTCGATATTAAAATAAGTAAAATACCTGCAGGAGCTAAAGAGGGAGATGTATTAAATATAGTAGATGGTGAAATCTCTATAGATTCAACAGGTACGGCAAAGAAAAAAGAAAGAATTGAAGAACTTACAAAGGATCTTTGGAAGTAA
- a CDS encoding FAD-dependent oxidoreductase, with the protein MLFGIVGCAGNTSSTGGTYKAGTYTATAKGNNGDVKVSVTFSGEKITEVKLDEHRETPGIGDTAFNTISAKIVEGQTLNVDTVSGATNSSNAILEAVKNCVEQAGGDVNALMTQANSEPTKTEQIKSEQTDILVIGAGAAGLTASYFARTAGKNVILLEKRAFTGGNSALAGKFDLGGSKFQEKMGVDFSAEDHYESVAHEVGVEIGKTADEEYIRNFTSKGGAYLDWLVDEIKIPAGKVTNGKEIYSADGSGIKLTAEAMTMLTDAVKKIGVDLRLENAATKLVTKDGKVVGAEVKGPNGTYTINASAIIMTSGGFAASKELLEKYAPTWAGTPTSNTSATTGDGIIMAQEVGAVLSNMESFTLNPTFYDNNGTTISVSGVRYNGGILVDTKGKRFANELGDYTKAALAELALPEKGAFGIMDSKGLGTKAEYCVQADTIEELAAKIGVDPKGLAETIAKYHDAYDKKAEDEFGREDMRSRLDTAPYYAIKVFPGIHNTHGGITVNTRAQALGTTGKPIPGLYAAGDVADVKLYGAEALTAAGVYGRIAAESAITDIK; encoded by the coding sequence ATGCTGTTTGGCATAGTAGGGTGTGCAGGCAATACGTCATCAACGGGCGGTACATACAAAGCAGGCACCTATACTGCAACGGCTAAAGGCAACAACGGAGATGTTAAGGTTTCCGTAACATTTTCCGGAGAAAAAATCACCGAAGTGAAATTAGATGAGCACCGAGAAACACCCGGCATTGGAGATACTGCATTCAACACTATATCAGCAAAGATTGTAGAGGGACAAACTCTGAATGTTGATACAGTATCTGGAGCAACTAATAGCAGCAACGCCATATTAGAAGCCGTTAAGAATTGTGTGGAGCAGGCTGGCGGAGATGTTAATGCGTTAATGACGCAGGCTAATTCTGAACCAACGAAAACAGAACAAATTAAATCGGAACAGACTGACATCCTTGTCATAGGAGCCGGTGCAGCCGGACTTACAGCTTCATACTTTGCCCGTACGGCTGGAAAAAATGTAATCCTACTTGAAAAACGTGCATTTACCGGAGGTAACTCCGCACTTGCAGGTAAGTTCGATTTAGGCGGTTCAAAGTTCCAGGAGAAGATGGGTGTTGACTTTAGCGCAGAGGATCACTATGAGTCTGTAGCCCACGAGGTAGGTGTGGAGATAGGTAAGACGGCTGATGAAGAATATATCAGGAACTTCACATCTAAAGGTGGTGCGTACCTGGACTGGCTGGTAGATGAAATTAAAATTCCGGCCGGCAAGGTCACCAATGGGAAGGAAATTTATTCAGCAGATGGCTCCGGCATCAAACTGACAGCCGAGGCTATGACCATGCTGACTGACGCTGTTAAAAAAATAGGTGTGGATTTACGCCTTGAAAATGCCGCAACCAAGCTTGTAACTAAGGATGGTAAAGTAGTCGGTGCTGAGGTAAAAGGACCTAATGGTACATACACTATCAATGCAAGTGCCATTATCATGACCAGCGGTGGCTTTGCAGCATCAAAAGAATTACTCGAGAAATATGCCCCGACATGGGCAGGTACCCCAACATCAAACACATCTGCAACAACAGGTGATGGCATAATTATGGCTCAGGAGGTTGGAGCAGTCCTTAGCAACATGGAGTCATTTACCCTTAATCCAACATTCTACGATAATAATGGTACAACCATCTCTGTCAGCGGCGTTCGCTATAACGGCGGTATTCTTGTTGATACAAAGGGCAAGCGTTTCGCTAACGAGCTGGGCGATTATACAAAAGCAGCATTAGCAGAGCTGGCTCTCCCTGAAAAAGGCGCTTTTGGGATCATGGATTCAAAAGGACTTGGAACCAAGGCTGAATACTGCGTGCAGGCAGATACTATTGAAGAACTGGCTGCAAAGATTGGAGTTGATCCTAAGGGCTTAGCTGAGACCATAGCCAAATACCACGATGCTTATGACAAGAAGGCTGAAGATGAGTTTGGGCGCGAAGATATGCGTTCCAGGCTGGACACTGCACCATACTATGCAATTAAAGTGTTCCCAGGCATTCACAATACCCATGGTGGTATCACAGTTAACACAAGAGCTCAGGCTTTAGGTACGACGGGCAAACCTATACCCGGATTATATGCTGCCGGTGATGTGGCTGATGTCAAACTCTACGGTGCTGAGGCACTAACTGCAGCTGGAGTATATGGCAGAATAGCAGCTGAATCTGCTATAACGGATATAAAATAA
- a CDS encoding ImmA/IrrE family metallo-endopeptidase, producing MIDDIIVGLLETYNTNNPFELCDFLDIKIISSNLGSDIKGFFQRTEEGYEIIHINSTLDYNESKYICAHELGHAILHTDLSISFFIENSLQIKNKFEIQADIFAAELLISNEQVDLISITDMTMDQLSSYFRVPADLIKYKFSREV from the coding sequence ATGATAGATGATATTATCGTGGGGCTGCTTGAAACCTACAATACAAACAATCCCTTTGAACTATGTGATTTCTTAGATATAAAAATTATATCCAGCAATTTAGGCAGCGATATAAAAGGTTTTTTTCAGCGGACAGAGGAAGGATATGAAATTATCCATATAAATTCTACATTGGATTATAATGAATCAAAATATATTTGTGCCCACGAGCTGGGGCACGCTATTCTGCATACAGATTTATCAATCAGCTTCTTTATAGAAAACAGCCTTCAAATTAAAAATAAATTTGAAATACAGGCAGATATATTTGCAGCTGAGTTGTTAATATCTAATGAGCAAGTAGACCTTATATCCATAACGGATATGACTATGGATCAATTAAGCTCCTACTTTAGGGTCCCTGCGGATCTTATCAAATATAAATTTTCGCGGGAAGTGTAG
- a CDS encoding helix-turn-helix domain-containing protein, with translation MLGSRIRELRLKKGLTQKELADSLGTAQSTIAMVESGKREVSFDLLIEIAGFFGVSTDYLLLGFEQGPHLYDSPAASTKRDFKNSITEESPAPFNTITDVKRAMEIILSQPGLMLNGEMLSDESKIALANAIQMGLAYAEQKQREENEKRHNYTK, from the coding sequence GTGTTAGGCAGTCGAATACGGGAATTAAGATTAAAAAAAGGATTGACTCAGAAAGAATTGGCAGACAGCTTAGGTACAGCTCAGTCAACTATTGCTATGGTGGAAAGCGGAAAAAGAGAGGTAAGCTTCGATCTACTAATAGAAATAGCAGGTTTTTTTGGTGTATCGACGGATTACCTGCTTTTAGGGTTTGAGCAAGGGCCTCACCTTTACGATAGCCCTGCGGCAAGTACTAAAAGAGATTTTAAGAATTCTATAACAGAAGAATCACCTGCTCCTTTCAATACAATTACTGATGTTAAAAGAGCCATGGAAATCATACTTTCACAGCCAGGGCTTATGCTTAATGGAGAAATGTTATCTGATGAAAGTAAAATTGCTCTGGCTAATGCAATTCAAATGGGTTTGGCCTATGCAGAGCAGAAACAAAGAGAGGAAAATGAAAAAAGACATAACTATACAAAGTAA
- a CDS encoding helix-turn-helix domain-containing protein — MRVTPIRLKRINAGINCDEAISMLGISKSMLYKIEIGNRSPSKNVIAKMSELYKCPVDDIFKAIKITRKLDKGVDKV, encoded by the coding sequence ATGAGGGTAACCCCAATTAGATTGAAACGTATAAACGCAGGAATTAATTGCGATGAAGCTATTAGTATGCTGGGTATTAGTAAGAGCATGTTATACAAAATAGAAATCGGTAACCGCAGTCCTTCTAAAAATGTAATTGCCAAGATGAGTGAATTATATAAATGCCCGGTTGATGATATCTTTAAAGCCATAAAAATTACCAGAAAGCTGGATAAGGGAGTTGATAAGGTATGA
- a CDS encoding sigma-70 family RNA polymerase sigma factor: MNYIKETEKWLYNYKTMMAGIENLYRLYEEKEKEAQEGHPIRYDRDKLSPTYVFSSETENIALDLVIIKSRIEKMKVKVKNIETALETLNDAERMIIEMKYFEGCRWQQISYKAQYNERWCKEIRKRAIEKMAIGMFGETQHDYSTKFG, from the coding sequence ATGAATTACATCAAAGAAACTGAAAAATGGCTATATAACTATAAAACTATGATGGCAGGTATTGAAAACCTATACCGTCTATATGAAGAAAAAGAGAAGGAAGCTCAGGAAGGGCATCCTATCCGGTATGATAGGGACAAGCTTAGTCCTACATATGTATTTAGCTCCGAGACAGAAAACATAGCATTGGATCTGGTAATTATAAAAAGCAGAATTGAAAAGATGAAGGTCAAAGTAAAGAATATTGAAACAGCCCTTGAAACACTTAATGATGCTGAGAGGATGATTATAGAGATGAAATATTTTGAGGGGTGCAGGTGGCAGCAGATTTCATATAAAGCCCAATATAATGAGCGCTGGTGTAAGGAAATAAGAAAAAGGGCCATTGAGAAAATGGCCATAGGAATGTTTGGAGAAACACAGCACGATTACAGCACCAAATTTGGTTAA
- a CDS encoding HK97 gp10 family phage protein, with translation MVRKLKACKGGIEFKEFEQLAKAFKKAADDKVVENFIREFLMEMALMAEQKMKNRTPADMKELANSWHAGNVKRRGKTYEVEIYNNAKDASFVEYGYSTKEEDISWVEGKFMMTISMKEIEKQLPGYLEKRQAGLLNQIMNGRAPKKG, from the coding sequence ATGGTAAGAAAACTAAAGGCTTGTAAAGGGGGGATTGAATTTAAAGAATTTGAGCAGCTTGCCAAGGCATTTAAAAAGGCTGCAGATGATAAGGTAGTTGAGAACTTTATCCGGGAATTTTTGATGGAAATGGCGCTTATGGCAGAGCAAAAGATGAAGAATCGTACTCCGGCAGATATGAAAGAATTGGCAAACAGCTGGCATGCAGGAAATGTAAAACGCCGCGGCAAGACATATGAGGTGGAAATATATAATAATGCAAAAGATGCTTCTTTTGTGGAATATGGCTACAGCACAAAGGAAGAGGATATTAGCTGGGTGGAAGGCAAATTCATGATGACCATATCTATGAAAGAAATAGAAAAACAGCTTCCCGGATACCTTGAAAAAAGACAGGCTGGGCTATTAAATCAGATTATGAATGGCAGAGCGCCAAAGAAAGGATGA
- a CDS encoding phage tail terminator family protein → MAERQRKDDDAMGVITINIIWDGINEVLNHNFPEVPIVEEISPELEKPYFLIKLLQGWQAQELGRRYRRTYSFDIHYFAVNNRESHSMAEQLYGIMGLIEIDGAKYRGMNMSHEVIDGVLHFNVDYSFDLKQEIQEYPLMQTMEQEGYVRG, encoded by the coding sequence ATGGCAGAGCGCCAAAGAAAGGATGATGATGCCATGGGGGTTATAACTATAAATATCATTTGGGATGGTATTAATGAGGTGCTTAATCATAACTTCCCCGAAGTGCCTATAGTGGAAGAGATCAGTCCGGAACTTGAGAAGCCTTATTTTTTAATTAAACTCCTTCAGGGATGGCAGGCCCAGGAATTGGGGAGACGGTACCGCCGCACATATTCTTTCGACATACACTATTTTGCTGTGAATAACAGGGAAAGCCATAGTATGGCGGAACAATTGTACGGGATTATGGGTTTAATCGAAATTGACGGTGCCAAATACCGTGGTATGAATATGAGCCATGAAGTTATTGACGGAGTATTGCATTTTAATGTTGATTATTCATTCGATTTAAAGCAGGAGATACAGGAATACCCGTTAATGCAGACTATGGAACAGGAGGGATATGTACGTGGCTGA
- a CDS encoding phage tail sheath family protein gives MSGGIWTTQNKVRPGVYVNFNSEPQVMGSIGERGIVTMPLMLSWGEPKKVISVGAGEDVSVKLGYAISDSKLLLVKEALKRAQTLLLYRLNTGTKATATAGNLTVTAKWGGVRGNDITVAITENIDDPSYFDVVTLMSGVLVDTQTAADISGLAANDWVEFGGTGELTESAGMPLTGGADGTVTNQDYIDYLAAAEITDFNTMALPVTDSTLKGLAVSFCKRLRDDEGKKIQVVIENYPEADYEGVISVKNGVVLSDGTALTAANCTAWVAGATAGAKMNESLTYTTYDGAADVSPRYTNTQIAAALQAGEFVFTASDNKAVVEQDINSLTGYTPTKGKAFSKNRVIRVLDGINNDFVRIFSDFYIGKVANNDDGRNLLKNECVNYMNSLQGIGAVQNFDSQADIAVLPGAGADSVYIEVHAQPVDSVEKIYIGVEVA, from the coding sequence ATGTCAGGTGGAATATGGACGACACAAAATAAAGTACGCCCTGGCGTATATGTAAATTTCAATAGTGAGCCTCAGGTTATGGGGTCTATAGGAGAACGGGGCATTGTAACGATGCCTTTGATGCTTTCCTGGGGAGAACCTAAAAAGGTAATATCTGTCGGGGCCGGTGAAGATGTATCTGTAAAGCTGGGATATGCTATTTCAGATTCAAAGCTTCTGCTGGTAAAGGAAGCTTTGAAACGGGCTCAAACATTACTTTTATACAGGCTTAACACCGGTACAAAAGCAACTGCAACTGCCGGCAATCTGACAGTTACAGCAAAATGGGGCGGTGTAAGAGGCAATGATATAACGGTAGCTATAACTGAAAATATAGACGACCCTTCTTATTTTGATGTGGTGACGCTGATGTCAGGAGTTTTAGTAGATACTCAGACGGCTGCTGATATTTCAGGCCTTGCGGCTAATGATTGGGTGGAATTTGGCGGTACAGGAGAATTGACGGAATCGGCAGGGATGCCTCTTACAGGCGGGGCAGACGGTACTGTAACCAACCAGGATTACATTGACTATCTGGCCGCAGCAGAGATAACGGATTTTAATACTATGGCGCTTCCGGTGACGGATAGTACCCTAAAAGGACTGGCTGTGTCCTTCTGCAAACGCCTCAGGGATGATGAAGGAAAAAAGATACAGGTGGTAATAGAAAACTATCCAGAGGCCGATTATGAAGGGGTTATAAGCGTTAAAAACGGAGTTGTACTGTCAGACGGTACAGCATTGACAGCAGCCAACTGTACTGCCTGGGTGGCAGGAGCCACTGCAGGGGCAAAAATGAATGAATCCCTTACCTATACAACCTATGACGGGGCTGCTGATGTATCTCCAAGGTATACAAACACACAGATTGCTGCTGCACTGCAGGCCGGGGAATTTGTATTCACAGCATCAGACAATAAGGCCGTAGTAGAACAGGATATAAATTCCCTGACCGGCTACACGCCCACTAAAGGGAAGGCCTTCTCAAAAAACCGTGTAATCCGGGTACTGGATGGAATCAATAATGATTTTGTAAGGATATTCTCAGATTTTTATATCGGAAAGGTCGCCAACAATGACGATGGCCGTAACCTGTTAAAAAATGAATGCGTTAATTATATGAACAGTCTTCAGGGGATTGGAGCTGTCCAAAACTTTGATTCCCAGGCAGATATTGCGGTACTGCCAGGCGCCGGTGCAGACAGCGTATATATAGAAGTACATGCGCAGCCTGTGGACAGTGTGGAAAAAATATATATTGGAGTGGAGGTAGCATAA
- a CDS encoding phage tail tube protein produces the protein MGFFKAGDSISGQEGRAYATINGRVEEMFYAKNIEATAEKNKAEFKALGKRGVQSKAIGWTGKGSMTIYYSTPVFRQMMLKYIKTGVDSYFDMQVVNEDPTSTIGRQTVILKNVNLDSVIMAKIDVDSEFLEEEIGFTFDDVDMPDSFGNPILR, from the coding sequence ATGGGATTTTTTAAAGCTGGTGATAGCATAAGCGGCCAGGAAGGCCGCGCCTATGCTACTATAAATGGCCGTGTGGAAGAAATGTTTTATGCCAAGAATATCGAAGCTACGGCAGAGAAAAATAAGGCGGAATTTAAAGCGCTGGGAAAACGAGGAGTTCAGTCTAAGGCAATAGGATGGACCGGTAAGGGAAGTATGACAATATACTATTCTACTCCGGTATTCAGGCAGATGATGCTTAAATATATAAAAACAGGCGTGGATTCTTATTTTGATATGCAGGTTGTAAACGAGGACCCTACCAGCACCATCGGCAGGCAGACGGTTATATTAAAGAATGTCAACCTTGACAGCGTTATAATGGCAAAAATAGATGTGGACAGTGAGTTCCTTGAAGAGGAGATTGGTTTCACATTTGACGATGTGGATATGCCGGACAGTTTTGGCAATCCAATATTGAGATAA
- a CDS encoding phage tail assembly chaperone — MSTLQAFFAQNIASEITEDFIISKRFKDQEGHPIPWKLRTITEEENEDIRKSATRMVKGKNGIRVSETNTEEYISKLAVASVVFPDLKDAELQKSYGTLGSEALLKRMLLSGEYAALIQKVQEINGFDKDMNDLVEEAKN, encoded by the coding sequence ATGAGTACATTGCAGGCATTTTTCGCACAAAATATCGCATCCGAAATTACAGAGGATTTTATAATATCAAAGAGATTTAAGGACCAGGAAGGACATCCCATACCCTGGAAGTTACGTACCATCACTGAAGAAGAAAACGAGGATATAAGGAAATCGGCGACAAGGATGGTTAAAGGCAAAAACGGTATACGCGTATCTGAAACCAATACAGAAGAGTATATCAGTAAACTTGCTGTTGCAAGCGTAGTATTTCCTGACCTTAAGGATGCAGAATTGCAAAAATCATATGGGACTTTAGGGTCTGAAGCTCTTTTAAAAAGAATGCTCCTGTCCGGAGAATATGCGGCTCTGATACAAAAGGTACAGGAAATCAACGGGTTTGACAAAGACATGAACGACCTGGTTGAAGAAGCAAAAAACTAA